One window of the Salvia miltiorrhiza cultivar Shanhuang (shh) chromosome 6, IMPLAD_Smil_shh, whole genome shotgun sequence genome contains the following:
- the LOC130987555 gene encoding dicer-like protein 4 isoform X3, translated as MSAVRINSLDQSIHRSTKKLLQKLHCNLIFCLENLGLWGVLQASHIFLKGDHYENTDVVEEESSSDSNVCNKYLHQVVSVLASDCAGDGKEADLSSVEVLKEPYFSKKLLRLIAILSSFRLQPNMKCIIFVNRIVTARSLSHILRNLKFLSAWKCGFLVGVHAGLVSRKNTNIILDKFRSGELNLLVATKVGEEGLDIQTCCLVIRFDLPETVASFIQSRGRARMPQSEYAFLVDRGNRKELDLIEHFKKDEAMMNEEISLRKSSIPITSFDERTYKVDTTGATISSIMSISLLHHYCSKLPHDEYFHPKPQFFYYDDTDGMVCTIILPANAPIHQIVSSPQSSTEAAKKDACLRACKALHEIGALTDYLLPEQDDKHEELTQDLSDSDVSIEEDSRAELHEMLVPAALRKPWTAAGISTYFSCYYIEICPTPADREYRRFGLFMKEPLPEGAGEMKVELCLARGRMVRSQLIPCGVTRFHRDEIADAEMVQKMFLQIILDRHKFVSEYVSLKNDDVSNSSSSTFYLLLPIEPAKHGSISVDWALIRRCLSSPIFKLPHLDVGDQTSQSSKYLHLANGHFSSDDVVDGLVYVPCSNIFFFISDVYWEKSGRSLHGYSNDHVQHYKEKFDIHLAYPDQPVLKAKQLFVLDNLLRKKKLSEEWREKEEHFIELPPEICQLKVIGFSKDIGSSLSLLPSIMHRLESFLVAIELKNKLAESFPEGAEVTTARVLEALTTERCSESFSLERLEVLGDAFLKFAVGRCLFLKHDASDEGQLTRKRSNIVNNSNLLKLATRKKLQVYIRDQSFEPDKFYAFGRPCPINCTKETQENIHSQDYCKNNDRNSGVRCNRCHHWLYNKTIADALEALTGAFIVDSGFKSATAFLNWIGVEVDFTLPKIDNICSASESFLPLSSRMDVEALENLVGYKFSHKGLLIQAFVHPSFNNLLGGCYQRLEFLGDAVLDYLITSYLYSVYPSLKPGHLTDLRSACVNNTSFADVAGKWSFHKFIICDSSVLREAIAKYINIGKSGTGKEHIEEKTCPKVLGDLVESFTGALYLDTGFDLKLVWKTMLFLLDPIISITKMQCNPLREINELCQSYNWELQFSSSKKDNKFTVEAKVDEKNVSASALATNISGKVAKRVASRQLFECLKAQGYKTKLPSLEEVLTKSEAREAKLIGYDETPSTGTANSGGVEVLEDSDSEDAAKDYQLRNISTLKSKPISRPIELPSHRKPPEVRVTQPLRNSCRSGLPTAKLSNGSSVDSNGKGAPTNVSAKSRLYELCTSNCWRPPVFECCQEVGPSHLKEFLFKVMLEMEEMPNEAFEFYGELRARKKDAAETAADAALWYLEHEGYIWDRNHDK; from the exons ATGTCAGCAGTTCGGATAAATTCACTTGATCAGAGTATTCACAGGAGCACCAAAAAGTTGCTTCAAAAGCTGCATTGCAATTTGATCTTTTGTCTAGAAAACCTTGGACTATGGGGAGTATTACAG GCCAGCCATATTTTCCTGAAGGGTGATCATTATGAGAATACCGACGTTGTGGAAGAAGAGAGTTCCAGTGACAGTAACGTGTGCAACAAATATTTGCATCAGGTTGTGTCAGTCCTTGCTTCTGATTGCGCTGGAG ATGGCAAGGAAGCTGATCTGTCCTCTGTCGAAGTTTTGAAAGAGCCTTACTTCTCGAAAAAGCTCTTACGGCTTATTGCAATTTTATCCAGCTTTAG GTTACAGCCTAATATGAAGTGCATTATATTTGTCAATAGAATTGTTACTGCAAGATCCCTCTCACATATACTTCGAAACTTGAAGTTCTTATCAGCTTGGAAGTGTGGTTTCCTCGTGGGAGTGCATGCTGGACTTGTATCACGTAAAAACACAAATATCATTcttgataagttccgttctgGGGAG CTAAATCTATTAGTTGCAACAAAAGTGGGTGAAGAGGGACTTGATATTCAGACATGTTGCCTTGTAATACGTTTCGATCTACCAGAAACAGTTGCAAGTTTTATTCAATCAAGAGGCCGTGCCCGTATGCCCCAGTCCGAATATGCATTTTTGGTGGATAG GGGCAACCGGAAGGAACTTGATTTGATCGAACACTTTAAAAAGGATGAAGCTATGATGAACGAAGAAATTTCATTGAGAAAATCTAGTATTCCGATAACTAGTTTCGACGAGAGAACCTATAAAGTGGATACTACTGGGGCAACAATTAGTTCTATAATGAGTATCTCATTGCTGCATCAttattgttcaaaactgcctcATGATGA GTACTTTCATCCAAAGCCCCAGTTTTTCTACTATGACGATACAGATGGAATGGTTTGCACCATAATTCTCCCAGCCAATGCTCCTATCCATCAAATTGTTAGTTCACCACAATCTTCAACTGAGGCAGCTAAGAAAGATGCCTGTTTGAGAGCATGCAAGGCTCTACATGAAATTGGAGCACTGACTGACTATCTCTTGCCGGAGCAAGATGATAAACATGAGGAATTGACTCAAGACTTATCTGATTCTGATGTCAGCATTG AAGAGGATTCGCGAGCAGAATTACATGAGATGCTTGTTCCAGCTGCCCTTAGGAAACCATGGACAGCAGCAGGGATCTCAACTTACTTTAGTTGTTACTACATTGAGATTTGTCCTACTCCAGCAGATAGAGAGTACAGAAGATTTGGCCTTTTCATGAAAGAGCCCCTCCCAGAAGGGGCTGGAGAAATGAAGGTTGAACTTTGTTTGGCTCGTGGTAGAATGGTGAGGTCGCAGCTTATTCCATGTGGAGTTACTAGATTTCATAGAGATGAG ATTGCCGATGCTGAAATGGTGCAGAAAATGTTTCTCCAAATTATTCTTGACCGGCATAAATTTGTATCGGAATATGTGTCACTAAAAAATGATGATGTCTCTAACTCAAGCTCGTCAACTTTTTACCTATTGCTTCCTATTGAACCGGCAAAACATGGCAGCATCTCTGTGGACTGGGCACTAATTAGGAGATGTTTGTCATCTCCAATTTTCAAACTTCCACACCTTGATGTGGGTGATCAAACTTCTCAAAGTAGCAAGTACTTGCATCTTGCCAATGGTCACTTTAGCTCAGATGATGTTGTGGACGGTTTGGTGTATGTCCCATGCagcaatatatttttctttatttcggATGTTTATTGGGAGAAAAGTGGACGTAGCTTACATGGTTATTCAAATGACCATGTGCAGCACTATAAGGAGAA GTTTGATATTCATCTTGCATACCCTGATCAGCCTGTTTTGAAAGCCAAACAACTTTTTGTTTTGGACAACTTATTGCGAAAGAAAAAACTTTCAG AAGAATGGCGAGAAAAGGAGGAACACTTTATTGAATTGCCTCCGGAGATTTGTCAGTTGAAAGTTATTGGTTTCTCTAAGGATATCGGGAGCTCATTGTCTCTGTTACCATCAATCATGCATCGGCTTGAAAGCTTTCTCGTGGCCATTGAGTTGAAGAACAAATTAGCTGAATCTTTCCCAGAGGGAGCAGAAGTTACTACTGCTCGT GTTCTTGAAGCACTCACAACAGAGAGATGCTCTGAAAGCTTTTCTCTTGAAAGACTTGAAGTGCTTGGAGATGCATTTCTTAAGTTTGCAGTCGGCAGATGTCTCTTCCTTAAGCATGACGCGTCAGATGAAGGGCAGCTGACTAGAAAACGCTCCAACATCGTGAACAACTCTAATCTACTCAAGCTTGCAACGAGGAAGAAATTACAG GTCTACATTCGAGATCAATCATTTGAGCCCGACAAATTCTATGCATTTGGTCGTCCTTGCCCTATAAATTGCACAAAGGAAACTCAGGAAAACATTCACTCTCAAGATTATTGCAAGAACAATGACAGAAATTCTGGAGTTAGATGCAACAGATGTCATCACTGGTTATACAATAAGACAATTGCAGATGCTCTTGAGGCACTCACAGGAGCTTTTATAGTTGATAGTGGCTTTAAATCAGCAACTGCATTTCTTAACTGGATTGGCGTAGAAGTAGATTTTACTCTCCCAAAAATTGATAATATCTGCTCCGCCAGTGAGTCATTTCTTCCTCTTTCGAGTCGGATGGatgttgaagcccttgaaaatCTGGTAGGTTACAAATTTTCCCACAAGGGTTTGCTCATTCAGGCATTCGTTCATCCATCTTTCAACAATCTTTTGGGAGGTTGCTACCAG AGACTTGAGTTCCTCGGAGATGCTGTCTTGGATTATTTGATCACTTCCTATCTATATTCTGTCTATCCGAGCTTAAAACCTGGCCATTTAACAGATTTGAGATCAGCATGCGTGAACAACACTTCATTTGCTGATGTGGCTGGAAAATGGTCCTTTCACAAATTTATTATCTGTGATTCTAGTGTTCTCCGTGAAGCAATAGCTAAATACATTAACATTGGTAAATCAGGAACAGGGAAAGAGCACATAGAAGAGAAAACATGTCCGAAG GTCCTTGGCGACTTAGTGGAGTCTTTTACAGGTGCCCTATATCTTGACACAGGGTTTGATTTGAAACTTGTCTGGAAGACGATGCTCTTCTTGCTGGACCCTATTATTAGTATTACAAAGATGCAGTGTAATCCTCTGAGAGAAATTAATGAACTTTGCCAATCCTATAACTGGGAACTGCAGTTTTCTTCGTCAAAGAAAGACAATAAATTTACAGTTGAAGCTAAAGTGGATGAAAAAAATGTTTCTGCCTCAGCTTTAGCTACCAACATTAGTGGAAAAGTTGCCAAAAGAGTAGCTTCAAGACAATTATTTGAATGCTTGAAG GCTCAAGGTTACAAGACAAAGTTACCATCGCTTGAGGAAGTTCTTACGAAGAGCGAGGCGAGGGAAGCCAAATTGATTGGATATGATGAGACACCCTCTACTGGAACTGCTAATTCTGGTGGCGTAGAAGTGCTAGAAGATTCTGATAGTGAAGATGCTGCGAAAGATTATCAACTTAGGAATATATCAACTCTTAAGTCCAAGCCCATTTCCAGACCTATTGAGCTTCCTTCGCATCGCAAGCCCCCAGAAGTCCGTGTTACACAACCCCTGAGAAATAGTTGCCGAAGTGGTCTTCCTACCGCCAAATTAAGTAATGGCTCAAGTGTTGACTCGAATGGAAAAG GTGCTCCCACCAATGTATCGGCAAAATCACGTCTATATGAATTATGTACTTCTAACTGCTGGAGACCACCTGTCTTTGAATGCTGCCAAGAGGTCGGGCCAAGCCACTTAAAGGA ATTCCTTTTCAAGGTCATGTTGGAAATGGAAGAAATGCCAAATGAGGCATTCGAGTTCTACGGGGAACTTCGGGCCAGGAAGAAGGATGCAGCGGAGACAGCAGCAGATGCTGCACTTTGGTACTTGGAACATGAAGGGTATATATGGGATAGAAATCATGATAAGTGA